One Coffea arabica cultivar ET-39 chromosome 5c, Coffea Arabica ET-39 HiFi, whole genome shotgun sequence DNA window includes the following coding sequences:
- the LOC113690852 gene encoding pectinesterase 31-like, whose protein sequence is MGSRVLTVAQDGSGDFKTVQEAIGAVPLGNTCRTVIRVSPGVYKQPVYIPKTKNFITLAGFRPEITVLTWHNTASSISHHEGSRVIGTGTFGCGSSIVEGEDFIAENITFENSAPKGSGQAVALRVTADRCAFYNCRFLGWQDTLYLHYGKQYLKDCYIEGSVDFIFGNSTALLEHCHIHCKSAGFITAQSRKSSQETTGYIFLRCVITGNGETAYTCLGRPWGPFGRVVYAYTYMDACIKHCGWDNWGKTENERCACFYEYRCFGPGSCSSKRVTWARDLLEEEAEQFIMHSFIDPDPERPWLAQRMALRIPYSA, encoded by the exons atggggtcgagAGTTCTGACGGTGGCACAAGATGGGAGTGGTGATTTCAAGACGGTGCAGGAGGCCATTGGTGCTGTTCCTTTGGGCAATACTTGTCGAACTGTGATTCGGGTGTCTCCCGGTGTATACAAGCAGCCGGTGTACATACCCAAGACCAAGAACTTCATTACTCTCGCCGGTTTCCGTCCTGAAATTACCGTGCTCACCTGGCACAACACTGCCTCCTCTATTTCACACCATGAG GGATCACGAGTTATCGGAACAGGGACGTTTGGATGTGGAAGTTCCATTGTGGAAGGAGAGGACTTTATTGCTGAGAATATCACCTTTGAGAATTCTGCTCCTAAA GGCTCTGGTCAAGCTGTGGCTCTTCGAGTGACTGCCGATCGCTGTGCATTTTACAATTGCAGATTCCTTGGCTGGCAG GACACACTGTATCTGCATTATGGGAAGCAATATTTGAAGGATTGCTATATTGAAGGAAGCGTGGACTTCATTTTTGGTAATAGCACAGCTCTTTTGGAGCATTGTCATATTCACTGCAAATCAGCTGGATTTATAACTGCACAAAGCCGAAAATCTTCCCAAGAGACAACTGGCTATATATTCTTAAG ATGTGTCATTACTGGCAATGGCGAGACAGCATACACATGTCTTGGAAGACCGTGGGGACCTTTTGGGAGGGTTGTATATGCATACACTTATATGGATGCTTGCATTAAGCATTGTGGCTGGGATAACTGGGGCAAGACAGAAAATGAAAGATGTGCTTGCTTTTACGAGTACAG GTGTTTTGGGCCAGGTAGTTGCTCCTCCAAACGTGTCACATGGGCTAGGGATCTCTTGGAAGAAGAAGCTGAACAGTTCATAATGCATAGTTTTATCGATCCAGATCCAGAAAGGCCTTGGCTGGCTCAAAGAATGGCTCTACGGATACCCTACTCTGCTTAG